One bacterium genomic region harbors:
- a CDS encoding type II toxin-antitoxin system prevent-host-death family antitoxin codes for MKKSDQTVVNTHEAKTNLSRLLEKVSKGKEVVIASAGRPIARLVPFKKPSPREPGLAKGTLPEAFFEPLPPDELKAWES; via the coding sequence ATGAAAAAATCTGATCAAACTGTCGTCAATACTCATGAGGCGAAGACAAACCTTTCCCGCCTCTTGGAAAAGGTTTCCAAAGGAAAAGAGGTGGTCATCGCCTCGGCGGGTCGCCCGATCGCCCGTCTCGTGCCCTTCAAAAAACCGTCTCCCCGCGAGCCTGGACTTGCAAAAGGAACTCTGCCGGAGGCCTTCTTTGAGCCCTTGCCCCCGGATGAGCTCAAGGCCTGGGAATCATGA
- a CDS encoding type II toxin-antitoxin system VapC family toxin produces MKFLLDTHALLWWLVNDPQLSVKARRVIADRRNEIFVSSASAWEIATKHRLGKMKGMEEVAEHLSFYVGKTDFSILEISFEHAQTAGSLPGPHRDLFDRMLIAQSILENMPIVTLDSVFEGYRARVVW; encoded by the coding sequence ATGAAATTCCTTTTGGATACCCACGCCCTGCTTTGGTGGCTCGTGAACGACCCCCAGCTTTCGGTCAAGGCACGCCGGGTCATTGCGGACCGGCGAAACGAGATATTCGTCAGCAGCGCCTCCGCATGGGAAATCGCGACCAAACACCGCTTGGGTAAAATGAAGGGGATGGAGGAGGTAGCGGAACACCTATCATTTTACGTGGGGAAAACGGATTTTTCGATCCTGGAAATTTCGTTCGAACACGCCCAAACCGCCGGATCCCTGCCGGGACCGCATCGCGATCTCTTCGACCGTATGCTGATCGCCCAATCAATTCTCGAAAACATGCCCATTGTCACTCTGGATTCCGTCTTTGAGGGCTATCGCGCG